The genome window TGTCATCCACATGTTTATGAATTTCTTTTGTGCAATCTTCAACAAATTTGCTTTTCATAGGACAAGCAGGAGTAGTGAGTACAAACCTGAATGAAACTTTTTTCCCTTCAATTTTTATATCTTGCACCATTCCCAAACTTACAATGTCTTTATGTAAATCAGGATCAATTACGTTGCTTAATGCTTTAAGAATTTTATCTTTCATATTTTTTATAAAATTAATATTGTATTTTTGTAAAATTATTAACGTTTTTTTAAAACGTCAAAGGTTAGAAAAATAATAATTATAAATTAACAAAAATTCTTATTTTTAAACAAACTAATTATGATTAACAAAAAAATTGCCATAGGATGCGACCATGCAGGATTTGAATTAAAAGCAGAACTTAAAAAATACCTTAATAAAAAAAAATATTCTTTTGAAGATTTTGGTACTAACACAGGAAATTCTGTTGACTACCCCGATCACATTCATCCAGTTGCTCAATTAGTTGAAGAAGGAAAAGTTGAATTTGGTATTATTATTTGTGGCTCAGGAAATGGTGCTTCAATGACTGCAAACAAACATCAAGGCATAAGAGCTGCTCTTTGCTGGAATAAAGAACTTGCGACACTGGCAAAACTACATAACAATGCAAATATAATCTCTCTTCCCGCAAGATTTATTACGTTTGAAACTGCAAAAAAAATTATTGACGCTTATTTAAATACAGATTTTGAAGGTGAAAGACACCAACGAAGAATTGATAAAATACCTTTGAGTTGACAAAAAATTTTTAATTATCGTGATTTTGAGGCAAAAGAATTTAAAACAATGAAAAATTTAAAACCATTTTTAAAAGAAGCTGAAAACAAAGCTTTTGATATAGGACATAGAAAAAGAATCAATCACAATATTTCAAAATACAATGCAAAAGTACCTCTCGGGAAAGAACAATTTGAAGATTATGAAACAGCACGTGATCAAGCTGCATTTATAAAAAAGAAAACAATTGAAGATCTTGAAAAACATTTGTTACAATTTGAATTAAATTTTACTAAAAAAGGAGGGAAAATTCTTTGGGCAGAAGATAACAATGATGCTGTGAATCATATTCTTAAAATTTTGAAAGACAATAAATGCAAATCTGTTGTTAAATCAAAATCAATGATAAGCGAAGAATTAAATCTGAATGAATCTTTAGAAAAGAATAATATAGAACCAATAGAAACCGACCTTGGAGAATTCATAGTTCAGCTTAATGAAGAACCACCTTATCATATTGTTACTCCTGCAATG of Bacteroidota bacterium contains these proteins:
- the rpiB gene encoding ribose 5-phosphate isomerase B; the encoded protein is MINKKIAIGCDHAGFELKAELKKYLNKKKYSFEDFGTNTGNSVDYPDHIHPVAQLVEEGKVEFGIIICGSGNGASMTANKHQGIRAALCWNKELATLAKLHNNANIISLPARFITFETAKKIIDAYLNTDFEGERHQRRIDKIPLS